A stretch of the Mycobacteroides immunogenum genome encodes the following:
- a CDS encoding acetyl-CoA C-acetyltransferase, with protein sequence MPEAVIVSLARSPIGRAGKGSLVSMRPDDLAAQMVRAALDKVPALDPKDIDDLILGCGQPGGEAGFNIGRAVAVQLGYDFMPGTTVNRYCSSSLQTTRMAFHAIKAGEGHAFISAGVETVSRFPKGTSDGWPDSHNPLYADAEARTATAAQGATEWHDPRNDGLTPDVYIAMGQTAENVALHTGISREDQDHWGVRSQNRAEKAIADGFFEREITPVTLADGTVVSKDDGPRAGTTYEAISQLKPVFRPNGTITAGNACPLNDGAAALVVMSDVRAKELGLTPLARIVSTGVSGLSPEIMGLGPIEAVKRALANAGKTIGDIDLFEINEAFAVQVLGSARELGIDEDKLNVSGGAIALGHPFGMTGARITATLLNNLTTYDKTFGVETMCVGGGQGMAMVIERLA encoded by the coding sequence ATGCCCGAAGCCGTGATCGTTTCCCTTGCCCGCTCCCCGATCGGGCGCGCCGGCAAGGGCTCGCTGGTGAGCATGCGGCCGGATGACCTGGCCGCGCAGATGGTGCGCGCCGCGCTCGACAAGGTGCCCGCGCTTGACCCCAAGGACATCGACGACCTGATCCTGGGCTGTGGGCAGCCCGGCGGCGAGGCCGGTTTCAACATCGGTCGCGCGGTCGCGGTGCAGCTGGGCTACGACTTCATGCCCGGTACCACCGTCAACCGCTACTGCTCGTCATCGTTGCAGACCACCCGTATGGCGTTCCACGCCATCAAGGCCGGCGAGGGTCACGCCTTCATTTCCGCTGGCGTGGAGACGGTTTCGCGTTTCCCCAAGGGCACCTCTGACGGCTGGCCCGACAGCCACAACCCGCTGTACGCCGACGCCGAGGCCCGCACCGCGACCGCCGCACAGGGTGCCACCGAGTGGCATGACCCGCGCAACGATGGTCTGACCCCCGACGTGTACATCGCGATGGGCCAGACCGCCGAGAATGTGGCCCTGCACACCGGCATCAGCCGCGAGGACCAGGACCACTGGGGCGTGCGCAGCCAGAACCGGGCCGAAAAGGCCATTGCCGACGGCTTTTTCGAGCGTGAGATCACCCCGGTGACCCTGGCCGACGGCACCGTCGTGTCCAAGGACGACGGCCCGCGCGCCGGTACCACCTACGAGGCCATCAGCCAGCTGAAGCCGGTGTTCCGCCCCAACGGCACCATCACCGCCGGTAACGCGTGCCCGCTCAACGACGGCGCGGCCGCGCTGGTTGTGATGAGCGATGTGCGCGCCAAGGAGCTGGGTCTGACCCCGCTGGCGCGCATCGTCTCCACCGGTGTGTCCGGCCTGTCCCCCGAGATCATGGGCCTGGGCCCGATCGAGGCCGTCAAGCGCGCACTGGCCAACGCGGGCAAGACGATTGGCGATATCGACCTGTTCGAGATCAACGAGGCGTTCGCGGTGCAGGTGCTGGGCTCGGCGCGCGAGCTGGGCATCGACGAGGACAAGCTGAACGTCTCCGGCGGTGCGATCGCGCTGGGCCACCCGTTCGGTATGACCGGTGCCCGCATCACCGCCACGCTGCTGAACAACCTCACCACCTATGACAAGACCTTCGGCGTCGAGACCATGTGTGTCGGTGGCGGCCAGGGTATGGCGATGGTCATCGAGCGGCTCGCATAG